Within Saccharomycodes ludwigii strain NBRC 1722 chromosome IV, whole genome shotgun sequence, the genomic segment TCTGTTTCAAAtgatattcaaaaaataaccactggtggtaaaaataatgaatatatatacataggaagacaaaaatttttaagagATGATCTATATCAGGCCTTTGGTGGTACTTTAAATCCAGGGTTAGCTCCGGAATCTACACACAAGTTTGCTAATCCAGCTCCACTAGGTTTGAGTGCATTTGCATTAACTACATTTGTATTGAGTATGTGTAATGCAAGGGCTATGGGTATTACCATATCTAATGTGGTCGTTGGGTTAGCCATCTTTTATGGTGGTTTGGTGCAAATTATAGCCGGTATTTGGGAGATTGCAGTGGAAAACACTTTTGGTGGTACTGCTTTAGCTTCATTTGGTGGGTTCTGGATGAGTTTTGGTGCTATTAACATCCCGTGGTTTGGCATTATAGATGCCTACAGTGGTCATGAAGAACAATTGACTGATGCATTAGGTTTTTATCTATTGGGCTGGGCCATTTTCACTTATGGCTTATCTTTGTGTACTATGAAGGCCACTGTCATGTTTTTcgctttatttttcttattggCCACCACGTTTTTATTGCTAAGTATTGGTAATTTTGCCGACAGTGTTGGTTGTATAAGAGCCGGTGGTGTGGTTGGTGTTATTGTAGCATTTATCGCTTGGTATAATGCATTTGCAGGTGTTGCCAACAGAGAAAACTCCTATGTCATTGTCCGTACAATTCAACTACCAAGTAACGAACGTACATTATTATGAGTGCTTGGTTATTAcgtatttattatttttattattattgatatatatatatatatatatatacattattttttattttacagtTAATAACGCTAGGTGCTAAACAATGAATGATACTGTTacttataaaattataataaaaattatgccatataaaaacaattttttttttttttttattttttttttttttacaaaatcCATTCATCAAAATAGACACCCTCTTTATCAGATCTTGAGGGTGAGATATAGCTggtaaatttaaatatattgaaaGTTTCATTTCTTCTCCTATTGTTACTATTCTTTGTTTGCACTGTCTGTAATAAATCGCTTCCTGAATTCATTTGCACTATACTATTTAATGTAACTTTATAGCTATCAAATCCGATTTTCTCTAGTTTGTCATCATAACGCAATGATTCGCACAGGGAGATAATATCGTGGGTTGACAAGTCCACTTTAGATATATTCGaagaattaataaaattcaatAT encodes:
- a CDS encoding acetate uptake transporter family protein (similar to Saccharomyces cerevisiae YNR002C | ATO2 | Ammonia (Ammonium) Transport Outward (paralog of YCR010C | ADY2)) → MASSDSDRSINQNTDYEKIYNNNNNNQRANNTEDVAGLNDEVIDHPISYNNPQSYYSKTNDEEDLRSSVSNDIQKITTGGKNNEYIYIGRQKFLRDDLYQAFGGTLNPGLAPESTHKFANPAPLGLSAFALTTFVLSMCNARAMGITISNVVVGLAIFYGGLVQIIAGIWEIAVENTFGGTALASFGGFWMSFGAINIPWFGIIDAYSGHEEQLTDALGFYLLGWAIFTYGLSLCTMKATVMFFALFFLLATTFLLLSIGNFADSVGCIRAGGVVGVIVAFIAWYNAFAGVANRENSYVIVRTIQLPSNERTLL